In the genome of Nerophis ophidion isolate RoL-2023_Sa linkage group LG28, RoL_Noph_v1.0, whole genome shotgun sequence, the window tcctttaatttcctcaaaaatcgacagtgcgccttatctcctaatgtacggaataattctggttgtgcttaccgacctcgaagctattttatttggtacgtggtgtgatgataagtgtggccagtagatggcagccacgcATAAGAGAGAGGTGTGCATTGCAAGTGGACGCCTGTTCAATTAATGACGcgagcaagcaacaccaaaacgttgacgtttcattgagaatataaaacattacacacagcgctcaaaaatctgtcaaaatgtttttagtacgactttgttaAGCTACgaagtcgcaccgcttgatggattgtcggagcagatactgtgcttcaacatgtagactgcaatatgacgccagtaaacaacaccaaaactttaaatgttccattttgCGAGGCCGCTTGTGGTTTCCTGGCAAAAAACGATTTTTCTCATTGTGTAGAAAAACACAAATTAACGTATTTTTCAGACAATAAGGcggacttaaaatcctttcagtttcctcaaaaatcgacagtgcgccttatatcctaatgtacggaataattctggttgtgcttaccgacctcgaagctattttatttggtacgtggtgtgatgataagtgtgatcagtagatggcagccacgcATAAGAGAGAGGTGTGCATTGCAAGtggacgcctgttcaataaatgacgcgaGCAAGAACCTGTGAGTaagcaacaccaaaacgttgatgtttaattgagaatatagaacattacacacggcgctcaaaaatctgtcaaaatgtttttagcacgactttggtaagctacgaagccgcaccgcttgatggcttGTCGGAGCAGATAGtaagacgtactgtgcttcaacatgtagactgcaatatgacgccagtaaacaacaccaaaactttaaatgttccattttgCGAGGCCGCCTGAGGTTCCTGTCAAAAACGGATTTTTGTCATTGTGTAGAAAAACACAAATTACCGCATTTttcagacaataaggcgcacttaaaatcctttaatttcctcaaaaatcgacagtgcgccttatatcctaacgtacggaataattttggttgtgcttaccgacctcgaagcaattttatttggtacgtggtgtgatgataagtgtgatcagtagatggcagccacgcATAAGAGAGAGGTGTGCATTGCAAGTGGACGCCTGCTCAATAAATGACGTGAGCAAGAACCTgtgagcaagcaacaccaaaacgttgatgtttcattgagaatataaaacattacacacggcgctcaaaaatctgtcaaaatgtttttagcacgactttggtaagctacgaagccgcaccgtTTGATGGCTTGTCGGAGCAAATAGtaagacgtactgtgcttcaacatgtagactgcaatatgacaccagtaaacaacaccaaaactttaaatgttccattttgCGAGGCCGCCTGAGGTTCCTGGCAAAAACTGATTTTTCTCATTGTGTAGAAAAACACAAATTATcgcatttttcagactataaggcgcacttaaaatcctttcagttTCCTCAAAAATCAATAGTGCgcctaataaactaatgtacggaataattttggttgtgcttatcgacctcgaagctattttatttagtacgtggtgtgatgataagtgtgaccagtagatggcagttacgCATTGCAAGtggacgcctgttcaataaatgacacgaGCAAGAACCCGTGAGTAAGCAACACCAAaatgttgatgtttcattgagaatataaaacattacacacggcgtccaaaaatctgtcaaatttttttttagcacgactttggtaagctacgaagccgcaccgtttgatggattgtcggagcagatactgtgcttcaacatgtagactgcaatatgacgccagtaaacaacaccaaaactttaaatgttccattttgCGAGGCCGCCTGAGGTTTCCTGTCAAAAACGGATTTTTCTCATTGTGTAGAAAAAcacaaattaccgtatttttcagactacaaggcgcacttaaaatcctttaattttctcaaaaatcgacagtgcgccttataaccaatgtacggaataattttggttgtgcttaccggcctcgaagcaattttgtaatattggaaattatcggtatcagtttcaaaaagtaaaatgtatgactttttaaaacggtacataatatctatggcttttcacacacacaagtgaatgcaaggcatacttggtcaacagccataaaagtcacattgagggtggccgtataaacaacttgaacgctgttacaaatatgcgccacactgtgaactaactctgaatcccttgcagcactaactcttccggatcgcaacaatatacaccccccgctaaacCCCTcctcaaaccccgcccaccttaaccttttcatgcatgtcccaaattccaagaacccagaaccccttgcagcactaactcttgaggatcgctacaatatacaccccctgctaaacccctcccacctcaacctcctcatgcatgtcccaaattcccagaaacccttgcagcactaactcttccggatcgctactatatacaccccccgctaaacccctcacacctcaacctcctcatgcatgtcccaaattcccagaaacccttgcagcactaactcttccggatcgctactatatacaccccccgctaaacccctcacacctcaacctcctcatgcatgtcccaaattcccagaacccccttgcagcactaactcttccggatcgctacaatatacaccccctgctaaacccctcccacctcaacctcctcatgcatgtcccaaattcaaagaacccagaaccccttgcagcactaactcttccggatcgctacaatatacaccccccgctaaacCCCTcctcaaaccccgcccacctcaaccttttcatgcatgtcccaaattccaagaacccagaatcccttgcagcactaactcttgaggatcgctacaatatacaccccccgttaAACCCCtcccccaacctcctcatgcatgtcccaaattccaagaacccagaaccccttgcagcactaactcttccggatcgctacaatatacacccctgctaaaCCCCTcctcaaaccccgcccacctcaaccttttcatgcatgtcccaaattccaagaacccagaaccccttgcagcactaactcttgaggatcgctacaatacacaccccccgtTAAACCCCTCCTCCAACCTCCTcatgcatgtcccaaattccaagaagTCAtcaacccttgcagcactaactcttccagatcgctacaatacacaccccctgcTAAACCCCTCCTCCAACCTCCTcatgcatgtcccaaattccaagaagTCAtcaacccttgcagcactaactcttgaggatcgctacaatacacaccccctgcTAAACCCCTCCTCCAACCTCCTcatgcatgtcccaaattccaagaagTCAtcaacccttgcagcactaactcttccagatcgctacaatacacaccccctgcTAAACCCCTCCTCCAACCTCCTcatgcatgtcccaaattccaagaagTCAtcaacccttgcagcactaactcttccagatcgctacaatacaccccccccGTTAAACCCCTCCTCCAACCTCCTCATGCATGAACCAAATTCCAAgaacccaggatcccttgcagcactaactcttccggatcgctacaatatacaccccctgctaaaCCCCTCCCCTAACtcctcccacctcaacctcctcatgcatgtaccaagctgctgttttgaggcatgttaaaaaaaaacaatgcactttttgacgtcaataataaatatggcagtgccatgttggcgttttttttccataacttaagttgatttattttgggaaattttgttacatcgtttaatgcatccagcggggcatcacaacaaaatcaggcataataatgtgttcaatccacgactgtatatatatatatatatatatatatatatatatatatatatatcggtatcggtaattaagagttggacaatatcagcaaaaaagccattatcggacatgatGTTATTTACAAGTTTATATCAACTTTTAGGTGagaaaaaaatggtgtaatatCTCATTatatttccaataaaaaaaaaggtcgGTCGCAGATAAAATCCTTACCTCTGAAGGAAAACACGAGGCCTCGAGCAGAAGGTTTCCGCTTCATCCGGCTGCTTTTTCCTGCGCCCGATCTTCCGCAGGCTGGGAGAAAGCTTCCTGACCAAACAGAGTCAAAGGTCATCCACAAAGCCAGTCCACTAAAAAGGTCTTCCTTACCCTCCGGACTGAGGCAGCCTAGTGGGGTGCCAGTCTTTGAGCAGGACCCACTGATCACACGTCAAGGAAGTGGGatctgaaacaaaaaaaaaaacaagatattttttcaaattaaagcTGAAACCGCTACCACGTCTGCAGAATTATTGACGTATTTTGAAGCGTTAAAGTAAAGGATTCTTTGACCAAAGTCTAAAAAGCTAAATGGATAGTTCCTGTTGCCTTTTTCACtacagcaagggtgtcaaacgtacgaccaAGTATGAGTTCGCCAGGTATTAAAATCAGCCAAAatttgaaagaaactgctgttgtttgtttgctccacagtaagtctttgctgtcgtccagcattctgtttttgtttactttaaaaCTAGTTCAgtttaagcttcaatgccttttgtttatttctgggtTAAGCATTAGACAGCATTTTACCTgaaccctgcctcccgctgtttaccacttactttatttgttgccacggagacaaggattagtgatttagaagttgctaaaaccatacttgccaaccgtgagacctccgatttcgggaggggtgtggttaagaggggaggagtacatttacggctatccatccatccttgtttctaccgcttattccctttggggtcgctggtgcctatctcagctacaatcgtgcggaaggcggggtgcaccctggacaagtcgccacttcatcgcagtatgtgtagaaatctttataattgaatcacttgtttggttttcaacaagtttttagttatttttatatctttttttccaaatagttcaagaaagaacaatacaaatgagcaatattttgctgtGTTATACAATTTtgtaaatcagaaacggatgatatagtgctttattttacttctttatcttctttttttcaaccaaaaatgctttgctctgattagggggtacttgaattaaaaaaaaaaaatcactgaaaaaaggttgagaaccactgctctaaaagccgtagatgttattatcccatatgcatgcacagtagatggcagtattgtccggtttaagagtgtcacaacattgctgtttacggcagacaaaaatgtgactgctgttgttgtgtgttgttacagcgctgggaggacgttaatgaaactgcctaacaataaacccacataagaaaccaagaactcgccgtcgatcattctacagttataacgtcattgggcaggcacgctgtgtatattgtgggaaagcggatgtgaaaacaggttgtcgacacgtcactcaggtgcgcatggagctggagggggcgtggcctccagctccgcctgaattttgggagattttcgagagaaaatttgtcccgggaggttttcgggaaaggcgctgaatttcgagagtctcccggaaaatccggaagtgttggcaagtatggctaaaacactgccgactgcggatggatgctAGCGAGCTCGCTATGTCTTAAAGCGCCTCTTCCTGAGAGCGTTACAGTGTTATACCTTCACCTTTATAGTCAGTTTTCAGGGCCAAAatacgtccgttctcccttttctgtccacacaccgtgtctgcttgcaagtactctgtgattgtgcgctgccaaacatgctcctctgctcgtacaaCCAGCAAtggtcatgacgtgacgacgcgccATCATGCtcgttaaataaaaataaaaaatccattcattttctactgcttgtccatttcagggtcgcgggggggtctggagcctatctcagctgcggtcggcggggtacatcctggacaagacgccacctcatcgcagggccaagaaagacagaaccggtacttttcaaacaagagtatagtactgtttttgattcattagtaccgcgatactgtaCTAGTaacgatataccgtacaaccctacattcAAGTATGAGCAAAATAAGTCAATAGCAAAACAACTACCAAAACTACTATTCGTGTAAGGCCTTTggaaaataatactttttttttttgagaaaatagAAATATCCAGCTAATCATTCTAACCCTTGTATTGACGCCACCAATTTATGTGTGCAGTTTGGGTGCACCTGCCATGTGTAAACAGGATTTAATAGAGCAAGGTGTGTTTATTAAGCTTGTCTGAGATCAATAGTCCAACAACCTTGTCATATAGTTAGGGcttggcaatatggccttttttttaatatctcaataattTTAGGCCGTGGCACGATACACATCtcaatattttgctttagccttgaatgaacacttgatgcttgcaatcacagcagtatgatgattctatgtgtctacattcaaacaatcttcatactgcattaaaggggaacattatcaaaatttcaaaagggttaaaaacaataaaaatcaattcccagtggcttgttgtattatttttcaaaattttaccggtctcggaatatccctaaaaaaaagctttaaagtgcctttttttcgctctctgccaagacactattcatttccctgtgacgtcacacagtgctgccaatgtaaacaaacaacggcgaataccacagcaagatatagcgacattcgctcggattcagactcggatttcagcggcttaagcgattcaacagatcacgcatgttggagtatgaaagtattgaagctattgagcgaatagctattgacgctattcatagccatagcatggccgaatagctgcgttagcatcgccggtaaaatatgcggaccaaacgatcaggactttcgcatctcgtgacactggagcaacttaaatccgtcgattggtaagtgtttgtttcgcattaaatgtgggtggaagtaaacgtattatagttgcaaatgcatctgcaggttatccatacatctctgtgccatgtctgctttagccctgccgctaaatagcatgttagcattgattagctggcagtcaacatcaacaaaactcacctttgtgattttgttgactttatggttgcaagtgcatctgcaggttatccatacatctctgtgccatgcctgctttagcaccgccggtaaatagcatgttagcatcgattagcgtagcattttagcatcaattagctggcagtcaacatcaacaaaactcaccttttgtgatttcgttgactttatcgttgcaaatgcatctgcaggttatccatacatctctgtgccatgtctgctttagcaccgccggcaaatagcatgttagcatcgattagcatagcatcgattggctggcagtcaacatcaacaaaactcacctttgtgatttcgttgactttatggttgcaaatgcatctgcaggttatccatacatctctgtgccatgtctgcttcagcaccgccggtaaaatagcatgttagcgtcgattagcgtagcatgttagcatcgatgagctggcactcacgccgcgaccaaatatgtctgattagcacataagtcaacatcaacaaaactcccttttgtgatttcgttgactttatcgttgcaaatgcatctgcaggttatccatacatggcggtatagctcggttggtagagcggccgtgccagcaacttgagggttcaatcaatcgtttatttatatagccccaaatcacaaatgtctcaaaggactgcacaaatcattacgactacaacatcctcggaagaacccacaaaagggcaaggttgcaggttcgattcccgcttctgccaactgagtcactgccgttgtgtccttgggcaagacactttacccacctgctcccagtgccacccacactggtttaaatgtaacttagatattgggtgtcactatgtaaagcgctttgagtcactagagcaaatgcgctatataaatatcattcacttcacttcacatctctgtgccatgtctgtcatcgccggtaaaatgtggagacactttggtacattcaatgggggtctggcggcagacactttggcatcttggggccagtggtgcaacttgaatccctccctgttagtgttgttacaccctccgacaacacacccaccaggcatgatgtctccaaggttccaaaaaatagtcgaaaaaacatcgccggtcaaatgtgaagacactttggtacattcaatgggggtctggcggaagttTTCTTGCCAGTGATgccacttgaatccctccctgttagtgttgttacaccctccaacaacacacccaccaggcatgatgtctccaaggttccaaaaaatagtcgaaaataacagagctgagaccctgtgtttgcaatgtgttgaaaattaaaatggcggctgtgttacctcggcgacgtcacgttctgaggtcattgcctccagagcgataaacagaaaggcgtttaaatcgcccaaattcacccatttagagttcggaagtcggttaaaaaaatacatggtctttttcctgcaccatcaaggtatatattgacgcttacataggtctgctgataatgttcccctttaatacgtGCTctgggaaatcacaactaagtcagttgaccaaaactgtatttattgaacatTCAtggcatttccaaaacagaaagtacaagattgtttaccgaaaatgaaccgaaccgtgacctctaaaccgaagtacgtaccgaaccgacatttttgtgtaccgttacacccttattaTCAAAACACAAATACACTTACCGTTGTCCAACAGTTTATCTTTCATGGGTTTCTTCAACCTCTTGACCCTCTGGTAGAGCTTTCGACAGGCGGAGCACAGGCCGGCTGACGTCGGCTTCTTGGGAGCGGCGACACGGCTGGAACATCCTTGCTCGGCCGAGTCTAAACCGCCGTATTTCCTTTCGATCATGTCGATGATGTCTTCTTGGCTGCGGACATCGGCATCCTTCTTCTGCCGTTTCTTACGCCGGATGACGAACTCCTCATGTGAGCTGCCGCTTCTGTCCGGCATCTTAATCAACGGGTTCTCCACCCTGGAAGAGTTCCTAGTTTTCATGACGCTTTTCCACTCCAGGCAGTAGACAACCGAGCTGTAAGCAAGATAGAGCGGCGTCATCACCACGCAGATACATTTGACTTGTATTCACCGTCTTACCTGTTACCCTTCACTAGGAATGATTGGGTGTAGGATTCAAAGTGTTTTGATTCATATTCCGTGTAACTTCTGTTGAAAGACAAAAAACTACACATTAAACCAGGGCTATCAAACCTACGGTCCGcgggaaaaaaagttttttcaaccttttttgagccaaagcacattttttgtgttgaaaaaatccagaggcacaccaccagcagaaatcataaaaaaaaataaaaatacgaaactcggttgacagaaaagagttgttgtcgcaattgttggatatgactttgaagcaggggtctcagacatgcggcccgcaccttaatatgaaagtttaatgttagtgcggcccgcaggttttATATGaaaggcgcttgacagcgttgtgtgcggagctgaaggaatccaccaatcacggtgtggtatgtggctctcgagggccgaacattgacgtcacttgcgtgatgcaagcagagaaacagtTTGCCGCTTTTCGCCCACCTGCTCGCTCTCTCAACatcgctctctctctttctctctcgccCTGGTAAACAGTCCGGGCCGGTAGCTTCcgtagcactccgccgaaggaccgagcgacaatacaaaactgtggtgcactggatcCCGGCGtcgatactccgacagagagtcgctgggcgatttggacgtgtaacacgttagtcgtgatgttttAGCCTGTTCGGGGATAAtcgtgctaccgtaactgtaaattCCAACCCCTCCCGTTGgctctagaccatgggtgtcaaactctggcccagagcataatactaccaccaccatgcttgacgataggtttggtgttcccgggattaaaggcctcaccttttctcctccaaacatattgctggccaaacagctcaatttttttgtttcacatagaccttctggaagaaagttctgtggtgagatgaaagaaaaatgtacctgtttgtagaaatgatgtccttcacaagtgaATGTCGaatttttgaccacgactgtatagatTTTTCTCCATATGGCCCCCGATCTTGAATGATTTAACAAAGCCAagagtaccaaaaaaaaaaggtcaaatatattgttttacttttcctgacaaacattttttgatgGTGTGACGCATTTATGAGCCCACGTATTAAACTAAatgtaattaaagctgcaagcagcgatgggcgggaccgacttttgctggtgtttcctgcctttacccattcaacatatctttacctgcacattacctaccttccctgcgtcctggggtcacactggtgcttctttctgtcacccataatgttaaaaaaaaatgtgacaggtttttacaaaactttgttttgaaggtgtgataggcaacttcctgttgatttttgctgaaagaagtcagtttatgaaatctagttctaagtcagacctacatagaggtttttgtttcatgtctctccgacattcctaattgaagttacaagcagttttgtcagttttttcctaggaggcgctagagcgcaatttagagttttggggtttgttttttttattagatggcaatattcgccagtgctttgtgtaaaatttggtgagttttgaagcattttaagggggtcaaattacagctcgaataTGCGGCGgaattataataataaagaattaaagctgcaagtagTGATGGACGGGACCgtctttggctgctgcccccgcgacccgttaagcgtttaggaaaattttgttttgaaggagtttttgcaaactttctgttgatttttgctgaaggatgtcaattattaaaatgtaggtctaagtgagacctacatagaggtttttctttcatgtgtctctccgacattcctaccggaagttacaagcagttttgtctgtgttttcttcctaggagcagttttgtctgttttattcctagggggcgctacagcgcaattta includes:
- the si:ch211-227n13.3 gene encoding uncharacterized protein si:ch211-227n13.3 isoform X1 — encoded protein: MEPSSSCDPAENRSYTEYESKHFESYTQSFLVKGNSSVVYCLEWKSVMKTRNSSRVENPLIKMPDRSGSSHEEFVIRRKKRQKKDADVRSQEDIIDMIERKYGGLDSAEQGCSSRVAAPKKPTSAGLCSACRKLYQRVKRLKKPMKDKLLDNDPTSLTCDQWVLLKDWHPTRLPQSGGKLSPSLRKIGRRKKQPDEAETFCSRPRVFLQRNLRRPRKIPATKKEKRKRRRTQSRGPSAAKKMRYHGDPPLRDSSSGDCSNDSFHSGEHPLEDFTNVVARTTETATPTQSGVPRRQSAERGFRDLLAQLRGNSSMIFQESH
- the si:ch211-227n13.3 gene encoding uncharacterized protein si:ch211-227n13.3 isoform X2, which translates into the protein MGTTRSFPRSYTEYESKHFESYTQSFLVKGNSSVVYCLEWKSVMKTRNSSRVENPLIKMPDRSGSSHEEFVIRRKKRQKKDADVRSQEDIIDMIERKYGGLDSAEQGCSSRVAAPKKPTSAGLCSACRKLYQRVKRLKKPMKDKLLDNDPTSLTCDQWVLLKDWHPTRLPQSGGKLSPSLRKIGRRKKQPDEAETFCSRPRVFLQRNLRRPRKIPATKKEKRKRRRTQSRGPSAAKKMRYHGDPPLRDSSSGDCSNDSFHSGEHPLEDFTNVVARTTETATPTQSGVPRRQSAERGFRDLLAQLRGNSSMIFQESH
- the si:ch211-227n13.3 gene encoding uncharacterized protein si:ch211-227n13.3 isoform X3, translating into MEPSSSCDPAENRSYTEYESKHFESYTQSFLVKGNSSVVYCLEWKSVMKTRNSSRVENPLIKMPDRSGSSHEEFVIRRKKRQKKDADVRSQEDIIDMIERKYGGLDSAEQGCSSRVAAPKKPTSAGLCSACRKLYQRVKRLKKPMKDKLLDNDPTSLTCDQWVLLKDWHPTRLPQSGGFLPACGRSGAGKSSRMKRKPSARGLVFSFRGTSGGLAKFQRQRKRRGSDDAPSLGAPARPRRCVTTATPPFGIAAAATAATTASTAANTRWRTSPTWWPEPRRRRRPRRAACRAGSRRRGASETCWPSCVATAA